GTAAGCTCACAACAATTGCTCCAAAGATCGGAGATTTTTCCCCTATGGTGATGCAAGTAGAAAAAACTAAAACCTATACTCCCGAAGAGTATCTAGAGCAAGAAGTGAATAGTGATGAACGACATGAATATATTGATGGGGAGATTATTCTAATGACCGGTGCAATGCCAAATCATAACAGGATTGCCATGAGTTTGGGAGCAACTCTCTATTTTTCTCTCAAACGTCAGCCTTATGATGTCTTTGTGACTGATCAGCGTTTGTGGATTCCCGAAAAACGGATCTATACTTATCCGGATGTGATGGTTATTCAGGGAGAATTACAATTACAAGAAGGACGGAAAGATACCCTTACTAATCCAATTTTTATTGCTGAAGTTTTATCGAAGTCTACCCAAGGATACGATCGCGGTCAAAAATTCCAAGCTTATCGCACTATTCCTAGCTTACAAGAATATCTGTTAATCGATCAATATACGATGCAAGTGGAGCATTATTATCGCACTGAATCGAATCAATGGGTGTTATCAGAATACAATCAACCAGAATCGATCATCGAGTTTGAGCGCATTCCTGGCGAAATTTCCCTAGGGGATTTGTATGATAAGGTGGATTTTCAAAGGGATTCAGAGTAGAAGGATTTGGGTAAGATCCTGCTATCATGGTTCTTCCCTTTCATCCCTAGCCTTGAGTTCCCATCAACCCTTAACTGCGAGTGGGGGTGACTTGCATCTAGATTCACTTTTGAGAGAATTTATAACAATATCCTAAGTCGGTGTAGCTCTGTGTCACAATAGCCTTTGATCGTTGAGTGTATAGGTTCACGGACTTGTCTGGACTGATTGACTATTCTTCTCGCAAAGGTTCATGGAATGGCTCTAGGGTAATCCAAGCCAATCAGGTGTTATTCTGGTGCTATGTAATTATTATCACTGCCTTAATCTCCGCTACATTGGGGGCGATCGCCGCTTTGTTAGTCCCCAAACAACTGATTACCATGGTGCAGGAAGAACCGCAGGAACAAGGGCCTCTGGTTAATTTGGGGTATCCTTTTCAATATCGTCTCACGCGATCGATGAATCTGTTAATCATGGGAGTCGATCGCGGATCGAGTCCGGGTTTTAGCGGTCGTAGTGATACCCTGCTCCTGTTGCGAATTGACCCCAAAACCCAAACCCTTAACCTGCTCTCCATTCCCAGGGATACCCAAGTTCAAGTCCCCCAATTCGGAACACGCAAAATTAATGAAGTCAACTTTTTAGGGGGCCCAGAAGTCACCATTAACGCCATTGAAAACCTGCTCAGGGGAATTGAGATCGATCGCTATATTCGCATTCAAAGAGGAGCTTTAACCGAATTAGTCGATCGCCTCGGAGGACTAGAGGTTTATGTCCCCAAACCCATGTCCTACATCGATTATACCCAAGGCTTAACCATTGAATTGCTTCCCGGATGGCAAACCCTAAACGGTCAACAAGCGGAAGATTTTGTTCACTTTCGGGGGGATGCTCTCGGTGATATTGGAAGGGTGCAGCGTCAACAATTACTCCTGAAAGCCATCGAGCAACGACTCAAAAATCCTGTGGTCATTCCCCGACTTCCGCAAGTGCTGAGAATTATGGAACCCTATATCGATACCAACCTGAGTCCAGAAGAGAGGATTGCCCTCATGCAGTTTACCCTGAAAATGGACAAAGATGCCCTAAAAATGGTCATGCTTCCCGGTTCTTCCCAATTCTCCCCCTTCGAGAATACCAGTTATTGGATTATGGACGACGATGGCCGCGATCGCATCCTCCGAGAATATTTTAATCAGTTTTGGATGGGAAACGTTTGGGATACCCCCGATTATAGCGTCTCCACCGGTCGAGATCCCAAAACCCTCAAAATTGCCATTCAAAACGCCACCACCCAACCCCAATTAGCCAATCAAGTCGCCGATTATTTAGAATCCAAAGGCTATTATGACCTCTACTTTATCCCCGATTGGCCCCATCCCCTCAGAACCACTCAAGTCGTTGTCCAAAAAGGGGATATAAAAGGCGGAAAAATTCTCTTAGAAGAGTTAGGTTTAGGGAGTTTAGAAGCTGCATCTACGGGAGATCTTAGATCCGATTTAACCTTAAGAATTGGAGAAGATTGGTTATCCCAGTTTCCCCCAAATCCTTAGATGATTCTGGGATACAGCTCATTTACAGCGCAAAGCGCTGTAACGGAGTACAGTCTTATTCAGATAAGTCATTGCGAATGGAACGCAGTGGAATGAAGCAATCGCACAATCCCCAAATCTTAGCGTTTCCGCTTCGCGGACATGAAAAGCGAAGCTTGCGTGAAACGCGAAACGCGAAGCGCGAATGCTTCCCTGCGGTCGCAATGACAACTCA
This genomic interval from Roseofilum capinflatum BLCC-M114 contains the following:
- a CDS encoding Uma2 family endonuclease; translation: MVMQVEKTKTYTPEEYLEQEVNSDERHEYIDGEIILMTGAMPNHNRIAMSLGATLYFSLKRQPYDVFVTDQRLWIPEKRIYTYPDVMVIQGELQLQEGRKDTLTNPIFIAEVLSKSTQGYDRGQKFQAYRTIPSLQEYLLIDQYTMQVEHYYRTESNQWVLSEYNQPESIIEFERIPGEISLGDLYDKVDFQRDSE
- a CDS encoding LCP family protein, with amino-acid sequence MYRFTDLSGLIDYSSRKGSWNGSRVIQANQVLFWCYVIIITALISATLGAIAALLVPKQLITMVQEEPQEQGPLVNLGYPFQYRLTRSMNLLIMGVDRGSSPGFSGRSDTLLLLRIDPKTQTLNLLSIPRDTQVQVPQFGTRKINEVNFLGGPEVTINAIENLLRGIEIDRYIRIQRGALTELVDRLGGLEVYVPKPMSYIDYTQGLTIELLPGWQTLNGQQAEDFVHFRGDALGDIGRVQRQQLLLKAIEQRLKNPVVIPRLPQVLRIMEPYIDTNLSPEERIALMQFTLKMDKDALKMVMLPGSSQFSPFENTSYWIMDDDGRDRILREYFNQFWMGNVWDTPDYSVSTGRDPKTLKIAIQNATTQPQLANQVADYLESKGYYDLYFIPDWPHPLRTTQVVVQKGDIKGGKILLEELGLGSLEAASTGDLRSDLTLRIGEDWLSQFPPNP